The window CAGAAGCGGGACCATCACCAACGCGGCGAAGAATCCCCAGTCGAGGCCGAGGGTCGTCAGACCCCACTCGTACAGTTTCCCGTTCGAGAGTGGGACGTTCAACGCGACGAAGAGCCCAGCGTACGTGCCGACGAGGTACAGGGCACCGTGGGCGAAGTTGACGAACTTGAGCGTTCCCAAGATGATGGAGAGACCGACCGCCAATAAGACGTAGATGGCTCCCTGCTGAAGCCCGTTGAGTAGAATGACGACGATGTCGGAGAGGACACTCATGACCGATCACCGCCCCGTCCGTGATTTGAGTTAGGTTCTAGCATGGGTATGGTACTCTTACTCATTTACGTGTGCGTAGTTGTCTGCGATTAACTTTCATTAATATAACGGTGGTGGCAGGTGCGTTACTCGTAGGAGCCGAGTTCACACTCGGCGGCCGGACCTGCGTCACATGCGTATCCGAGGTCGTCGCGACTCGTGATGTTGACAATCTCGTAGTACAACCCGGACTCCTGTTCGGAGCCTGGGAGTCCCTTCACGACGGGCACGTCGCGCTGCGCCTGGTGGTCACACCCGCGCATCGTCTCTGCGCCCATCCCGATGTTGTCGTACTCGTAGTCTTCCAGTTGCTTGATGACCTCCGGCGGGTAGAACGTGCCTGCACGCTCGACTGCCGCGGCGTACTGGAGCGTCTGCGCGTACGCGACCTGTGCCGGACCGGATGGAATGCGGTCGTACTCGCTCTGGAACGCCTCGGTGAACTCTTTCGACGGTGCGTTGTCAATTTGTGAGTCCCACGCGAGCGTTCCGTAGACGCCTTCGATAGCGCCGCCGGCCGCTTCTGCCATCGGGCGGTTGTACAGCGGGACGATAATCTCCATGTCCTCGTTGATACCCGCGTCGACAGCCTGCTGGATGGAGTTCGCACCGTCGAGGCCGTAGTGGTTGAGGATGAGCACGTCCGCACCGGAGCTCTGTGCTTCGGAGAGGTACGTGGAGTAGTCCGTCGTCCCGAGCGGCGTCGCGACAGATTCGACTTGCTCCCAGCCTGCAACGTCGGTCATGAACTGGTTCATCGACGCCTGTTGGGTCTGTCCCCAGCTGTAGTCTGCGTAGAGCTGGTAGAAGCTCAGGCCCTCGCCGTAGGCCTCTTTCACGACAGGTGCGAGCGCCTGTCCGGTCATGTACGCGTTGAACATCTCACGGAAGGAGTAGCGGACACAGTCCTTCCCCGTGGTGTCGTTCGAGTGCGTCAGACAGGCCATGAACATGACCTTCTCGTTCTGACACAGTCCCTGCACGGCGATTGCCACCGCAGAGGACGACCCGCCGGAGATCATGATTGCGTTGTCACGCTGAATCATCCCCGACGCAGATTGTCGTGCCTGGTCTGCGTCCGTCGCGGTGTCGCCGTCGACGCTGTCGATGGTGTATCCA is drawn from Haloferax litoreum and contains these coding sequences:
- a CDS encoding substrate-binding protein, whose translation is MAGLAGCTGGGGGGDGDGDGGNGGGGGGGGDGDDYPALGNYPIEGDTATFGFNVPQSGPYASEGEDELRAYELAVKHLNEGGGWVDTQFDDLSGDGVLGYTIDSVDGDTATDADQARQSASGMIQRDNAIMISGGSSSAVAIAVQGLCQNEKVMFMACLTHSNDTTGKDCVRYSFREMFNAYMTGQALAPVVKEAYGEGLSFYQLYADYSWGQTQQASMNQFMTDVAGWEQVESVATPLGTTDYSTYLSEAQSSGADVLILNHYGLDGANSIQQAVDAGINEDMEIIVPLYNRPMAEAAGGAIEGVYGTLAWDSQIDNAPSKEFTEAFQSEYDRIPSGPAQVAYAQTLQYAAAVERAGTFYPPEVIKQLEDYEYDNIGMGAETMRGCDHQAQRDVPVVKGLPGSEQESGLYYEIVNITSRDDLGYACDAGPAAECELGSYE